The nucleotide sequence ATTTTTCGGTTCcccaaaattaattgtaactaGGGATCGGCTACGTACTAAGTTTATTAGTACAAGAGGATTGCAATGTTGGACGAATTCATACGGAGATACAAGAATTTTCGGCAGATCCAATTACTCTGCGCAGCACGATGGGTTTAGTAATAAGATTCGACGTGCCGAGAAATAGTCGTTTCACTAAATTGCTCCAACATTTAGAATCCAATAAGGAAGAGTTGAAAATCGTGTCGGTCGCACTGAGCGCTGCTAGCATCGAGGGTCAATTTCTCAGGTGcaatcacatttatatataacgatcCAACATTTATCTTCGCAAcctaagattatataataaattcttgcTTGTATCtctaaatgttaaaattaaatataatatctttacttataaaatatgtatcatCATTGAGAAGATTatcttgtttttaatttttaacgatttttatataactaattattctgtatttaGAATAGGTTTGGAAAGCCAATTTAAAGAACGTAGTGTGAAATTACCCAGCAACAAGTACGAGCTTATTGTGCAACAAAGGCGACGGCACTTGTTACAGACaggtaaaaatttaacacaattGTTTGCcaagttgtaaaatataaaatacaataaatataccacaacaaaaaatataccaataatttgaatttgtCCGTAATAAACTGTGTAAAATaagctaaaatatataatctaatagtgtgtaatattatatatgtagatatatatgtatatataaaagtatacttGTCAATGAACGCTATAAACACCATTTTTAATCAAACTACGTTGATATGATTATTAGCTGAATCATGGAAACGATTGACCGATCATGCTTTATGGCGGCAGCAAGTTGTTGCGATGTTCtgcaagaaattattgcacatTGCTTCGGCCCGGAAGATATACGTGTTTTCGGTAAGTTTTTTGTTCtatcaaaaaaaaggtattgtatattatacttttacaaataataaaagccGTTTTAGATAACCTTGGCGATTGTTACTCTTACTCTGACCACTATGATCGCCGAATTAAGCAGTTTCACACTCTTCGAAACAACGTAAGTTAATCTTGCTTGTCTTATACCGCGATATATGTGTAGAGAaagagtaattattttttttcgcgttaaaatataaattatcacaacatttattacattactttaTAATAGTTGGACTATCTTCCACGTCGCTATATTATCAAAATGCAATAGCACTTTTAATGAACGCTACAATACACTGCTATACCAAAAGAATTATGAGAAATATTCTGgcactttatttttatgcatgaAAGTCTTTTGCTTCTTTATCAAACAATCTCAACAAATAGTttactaataaattacattatttcatGATGCATAAAACATATTGTAAATACGTGCAGTAACTTTGTGATATATGTATTCTATGcatgagaaataattttatagaagtaaattttaaaaagattaaattagccttaattatttttgtagcgAGAAAGTAATGAATCTGACGAGTTATATGGATAACAATTTTCACGTGCTATATTATTCGGCTGATGAAAAGTCCATGAAAGACTTTCTTGTCACGTTGTACATTACTGGTCAGGCGTACAGTGAGAGgcataattatcatatttcgaaaaatatccCAGCCACGGATCTTATGGTCCATCCTGATCTGCACTCGATAGAGGTATcgcagaaaatatatatcctaaaaattttgcaatcaaTCAGTATTTTATGACAGTTTAGGGATCGTTACGTGATGTCCATCGACATGTACGCAGATGGACGTGTACAACTCATGTATTCGTCCACTGCAGTGCACAGTGGACCAATTGCGTTAAATTTACTACATAATGCGTTACTGCGTTACCATTGCGGTTCGGACGATTGTTGGATCAAATTGACTAGTCGACCGTTAATTTATCCGGGACAGGTAATATTGCCGggattaattaatgaattaaattatactgattctaaaaatattaagctattttttattataattatataaaaggatgatttgtaaaatatttaataattaaaattgagataaaaGAGCATTTCTTAATGTTCGACAAAATGTTATTgctattatgtataaaaattatttatttaataagaaaatgtgTACATTTTGTATCCTCCAGAGTTTAgtgctttaaaaattaaaatatatgatgttTACAGTGGCAACATTTGTTGGTCCATCCACGTAGTGTACGAAACTGGGAAAACGCCGCTATAATAATAACCATGTTCCTTCTTCTACCCTCCATCGACATGGGAATACGAGAACGAAATACACGCTCAAAGATGCTGCAGACCAATGCAATCGGTGTATCTACGCGGATCTACTGGATCCCCATGTATATTATTGATTTCCTTCTATATGCGTTCTCCATAATGCTCTTCGGAATCGCTATCTTAAGTGTCTATCGCCGCACGTTGCACTTCTCAGCTTTGGAAAtcggtaaaaattttaaaatgctcGAAATTTTCACCTCTCGTGTTtcagctttatttaaaaaattttattttttgtataattttaaaatttatcgaaaattaatgtttttttaaatattttgcgaATTTTGCGATAGTAAAACAGCATcgtcatataaaaatacaaaaatattacgtatttatGGATGTGtgttatatagaaatttagAAGTTTAAACCACTAAAAATGTCTGTGATCAATCTCGGTATTTCAGGCCAAGTGTTGCTGATATTCTTATGTTACGGAGGATGCGCCATTCCGTTAGGTTATTGCATACAACTTTTCACGAAGAAACCGGAAAATGCGTATCTAATTGTGATACTGATTAACATTGTAGCGAGTCAGTAATTTAacaacttatttaattttacaccgctattatataaattttactgtcaaaaaatgacatttaatttaatttcgtatGTACAAAGTGtctttatttgaatataaaatatatgttatagtgtTATTGGTGAATGGCTCTATTATATTTCCGTTGGTATTTCGCGTACTCAGCAAAACCGGGAGATACGTGTTCGAAGCTCTTGTACATATACTTCCACCATACATTCTAGCCTGTGCTTTAAGCAATTACATCGTGCTGAATTTATATAACAGACAATGTAGCTACTTCAATACCTGCGATacagaattttatattgaagatCCTTGTTGCCGTAAGCtcataaaaattgtcattattacaaatattagtataaattattatttctgttatacAACATTGATCTGACATTTCAGAAAATTGTGAAGACAAAGGTTGTTACAAGCAATTGAATATAATGCTGATTAAACAATCCGGCTCTGAGTATTGTCACTCGATTATAGACGACATACTTTTAATGGTATCCCAAATGTTCGCTCTTTTTATACTGCTGGAAGttttcgaagaaaaaaatcgtagaaagTGGTACAGTTTTTTTGTGCCTCCTATGAGAGACGACGATGCTGTAGAATCGGAAGTCATGGAAGAGAAGAAGCGAGTCGACGAATACatgaaacgtaaaaaatatgaaaacaaaaattaactatataaacttttttattattaatgaatttttactctgattagataatattttatctcttttttgcACGTCTATATAGATTATGATGAAACAAGATCGCTTCCATCGCGAGTTGCTCTAGTTGTCCAAAATTTGACAAAAGAATACTTCGGAGAGGCGGTGGTTCGAGGAATCAATTTTAGTGTAAGAATTTATCTAATCAAGAGacttgtttcttctttttgttatgtataatgcagtattttaaatacacgGATTTTCCACTTAGGTCAACCACCAAGAGTGTTTCGGCTTGTTAGGATTTAACGATGCGGGAAAATCAACGATCTACAAAATGTTAATAGGTCAAACTAAAATGTCGGCTGGAAAAGCGGTGATATATGGGCACGAGTTTACAAGAAATCAAGAAATGGTAAGCATCatcttattattctttaaaaatgcgATAAAATTACCATTAAAGCatgtaagaaaattaacactaaggaattttacaaaaataaactttctattttattttctaaataacatTATGTAGCCATTAAAAGGatgttaattctttttatataaaaaatatcgtcaAGTTTGTAGGTATGATAGGATATTGTCCACAAATTAACGGGCTGAGCGATTTTATGACTGGAAGACAATATCTGCAACTTCACGCGGCACTTCGCGGTGTTCCATACGAGCACATCAACGACGAAGTAAACAAATGGCTGGATGTATtaggtaaaaataaattaaaaacaaattaaaaattgctttgTTTAAAGTGACGCAAAGTTAttaacgttaaataatttttaatttgactaaTCAAATTCAATTTCTAGACATGTTGGACTTTGAGAATTTGAAAATCGCCCACTATCCCTGGGGAATTCAAAGAAAACTTTGCATACTGCAAAGTCTTATCGGCGATTTGCCGATGATATTTATGGACGAGCCTTCTGCTGGGATTGACATAATGACCAGACATGCAATCTGCGAAATTCTGCATCAGATACGAGAGATGGGGAGATCTATATTAATCACCACGCACAGGTTAGTTCACGagtattaataaagaaaatatacgtGTTAGATTCGATTTTGTGAATTTTAGCATGCGAGAGGCAGAAGCGATGTGTTTGCGTGTCGGCATTATAGTTAACGGCCAGTTTACCACAATTGGATCTTGCGAGCATCTGAAGGCAAAGTATGGCCGTAactttatattgaatattaaaatagtacCGGGATACCAACTTGCGAATCTCGAGAAGATCAAGAAAATCATTGACGAAACTTTTCCAGCAATAAAATTCAAAGACAGTTATTTGGTAAGtggtacataattttttttatttgattatttcgATTTGATTTACTTTTCAACAATTTGGATAAATCAAACGCGTTTaggaaattttgaaaaaatataaactgaaaacacaatttacacaaaatacacttattttattaatttatttcacatcGCGGCAGGGTGTTCTTAAATACGAATTGGAGAGCGGCATTTCGTACAGTTATGTGTTTGATAAACTCGAAAAGTTAAGGCAGAGATACGTGTGGATCACAGACTATTCAGTTACTCAACCGTCAATGGACGAAGTATTCCTGACTTTAGCAAAGCAGCAAAGGAAATCTAAGAAATTGACACTTTACGAGCGTCTACGTTCGTGGATTATACGTATTATGCgtcaaatataaatcaattttgttaccacataattctttatatatataactataagcatatgttttttattgttgtataaatgttatttttgtattttgtacattatacTGCtttagcaatattaaatttcatctatatatctctctcgGAACATATTGTTAATTCAATACAATTGACACTAGCATATGTACCGTATGTAGTCTTACTCGCCAACATTACATCAACATTTGCGACATAATTGTagctatttaaatatacaaataaaagtgtaataaaattgatcgCTGTTGTTTCCTTCTATTAGCGTGCCGTTGACGATAACGTATATACACGACGGATATTTCTGAGTACCTGCGTTACTTTTTCGAGCCATACAccgtgaaaaaaatgttctgcgttttagtaaatattagcaCACAATtatttgcatacaactgtgacaccatttactaaaataaagaaaagtttcctttttattaatatatgtgtattcagtaagaaaaaaaaatatactaataaaaaagaaaattttctttattttactaaatggAGTCACaattgtatgcaaactaatatttactaaaatacagaaaacttttttctcagTGACTAATATaacttcattatttttttacacaactatttaatttctttcattctttttccAAGAAATCATCTCCCCGCAGTATTCCTCCTTGATATTTTATCTCATACGTTTCTCAATGCAAAGTATCAATTTTCGCTTCATCTTTATCCGAAGTAATCTCGAATGGCATTTCACCCTCGTTCGTCGTCCTCAGTCTCCTGTCTCGTCGGTAAAGAAATTGATCCACGTATCCTCCATCTTCTTCATTCTCACATATTCTTTCCTCACACTCGTATACTTCTACGTTATCTTCATTGTCCACCAAGACTTTTTGCCAAATAAATTCAACACACGAGTTTATAACCTGCATAAATGCCGGACTCAAATCCTTCTTCAAAAAAGGCACGAAGTACATATTCAATCTTCTTTGAAAAGTTGGCGACCTTACTACATCGTTCGCAACTGTACTCGCGTACAGTTTGTAAGGTCTTGCTTCGTCAAAGTGATAATGCAAATACATTATCACGTCATGAATGTCATAAGTGTAAACATCTTTCACGTTGTGCATTGTCAATTCAATTAAAGTAACATCATTGTTGTGACACACGCAGCCGTTTTGAATCTTTGACAATAAAAtctgaaaacaaattttatttttaattaaattatatatattagtaaataGGTGAaccataaatataattattgtaataaaaataacattttaaatagtacatttttaatgttaagaAATAAGcaaattacaattaacaaatatatttcgtttcttATATCAACAGTTCTATTTTAATCACCTTCAGCTCATTGATCTGTTGCAAGCGACAAAAGTAGCAATCGATGTTGCGCTTGCAACTCTTTAAAAAGTGCTTCACATTATTCAAATTGTCAATAGGGTATTGCCATAATATGCTGTTCACATTGATGCAGTCAGGTAAGACACATTTTCCTAACTTTCCACGGCCCTTGTCGTCCACCAATATCTCTATCGTGTACAAATCACTCTTCACGATATTCTCTGAGTTaagtatttcaaaaataaatcttgaatCTCGTTTGAAATTTATGCATTGTACTTTCGCAAACTGATAAATATTGCGGCACAATTCCGTTTGTACGTCCGGCTTGTCACGAGATACCGCCGCGCCTTCGCCACTGTACAATTTCGATGATTCTTTTGTGACTTGGGATTGCTCGACTTTGGGAGTCTCAATCGTACTTTCCAGCagagaaatatacattttcaaCATAGAGATCGTTTCTAACAGTTCATACCTTGTTCCCGGGCTGGACGATtctaaatgaataaaatatctacgtttaaatttaacaatttatatcacatatatattatattacaatttattaagcttacgttatataaaatatcaatttattgaCACCATAAGATTCTATATCACAGAAATAGAGTatcacaaaataaaagatttattacaaaaattaaattcaatacttcgtcaaatttattaactaatattatatttgtttaaagtattttataaagtatttagttaaatataattttacgagagcatacgatttattataaattctttttatatataaaaataaaaataaatacctgAACTGTTGGAATTATCATATTCCATCGTGTCCAACGAATATATGagctttattcttttcttgcaattataaatatagatacataaaaatgtaatatttacttattcaCCAAGCAATCGATTTCGCATATGTCTAACAATAAAAGCAAGTATAAGATTCTTCTTTTACAATGCTTTTATTCACTGGACATAAcgcaaatacatttttgtaaagagaacacacaaaataataatttatataagaataaacttgcaatataaatttataatacatatatatatgtataatatgtgttGAGTATCTCAAAACGAATATTACACTGTGAATTCTTAATTCGCCAAGGCGACTCGTGCTTATGTGTATGTTATTCAAGAAAGGTGAAATTctcaaacaaatatatatacatgtatataaactTATTTCACGATGAGGTTTTTATCATATCGAATAAGATTTCAACTTCTCTAGTTTGATTTTTCTTACaatagaaatagagagaaaagaaagaaaaagaattcaaattaaaaagctTTCAATATATGCTTGGCTCtcaatatattgtatacactATGCTTTCTATATATGTAACTTATAGCGACACTCATATGAATCTGAAAcggctaaaataataattttaatattaaatagcaaaaatatatcatatgtatAGAAACTGATACtctctttaatataaaaaataaaaactagtATAGATAAATAAACGGAGTAAaagaatgagaaagaaaaaccaaataattatgaaaattgatTGCAATAAACTCCGCTCTCCAGCAGAAAAAAATCTAATGTGCGccaattaacatattaaatgtgaaaagataagaaataattaaaagaatgagGAAATTTTTACACAGAGATGTCCGTAACACACACTTTTTACGtttgtctattttttaaattattttaatattattctatgaCTTTTTTCAGCAACATAACTTTTGCTTGTCTTTAACGACTAGTTATATTTGTACAACTTATGTCCTCTATGACACAATTTTCTCTTATGTcttctaaaaatatctttgcTTCTTTGACATTATGTTTCCATTTCATTTTCATCCAAAGCTAGCTCCTCATTTCCATTTTCCATGCTATCGTTTTGAGCCTCATTTCTATTACTCCTCGTCAAATTATCGCCTCGATAAAGATATTGTATCATAATTCCCGTATTCTCGTCATCCGAATCATCATCGTAGATTTCTATGTCATCTTCGTCATCCTGCTCCACAAATATGTCCCATGCAAATTCGTTTTGGAATTCACTAAGCTGCAGCAACGCCGAAGTCAAATCCATCTTCAGGAAAGATTCGAAATACTTATTAAATCTTCTAATTAAAGTCGGCGACGCTATTTCGCTTTCATCTACAGTCGTGGACAATTTGTAAGGCCTCGTTTCATCAAGATTATAGtgcaaataaagtataatgtcaTACAATTTTGTGATGTTTATATCTCTTATTCCCAACATTGTTAACTCGATTAAACTAACATCAGaattgtaacatatataagCATGTTCAgcttctaaaaataatttctaaaaaataaaaaagtactaattaacttattatatatattaataaataaatcttccCCATCCTATTAACAGTGCATTTTACTGAAGCGTTAAGTCATAAATATTTGAcagacattttattttattctaataattatttaattaccttCACTTCGTCGGCCTGTTTTAGACGGGAAAAGTAACAATCGATATGGTGCTTACAGCTCTTCAAAAAGTGCTTTACATTATTCAAATTGTCAATACGATATTGCGATAACATGTTACGTACATCGATAAAGTTAGGCAGTACACATTTTCCTAATTTTCCGTGGCCATCGTCGTCTATCAATATCTCTATCGCGTACAGAcctttttttgcaatatcctTGGAGTTAGACATTTCAAAGACAAATTTCGAATTCTGCTCGATCTTTATACACGGCATTCCCGTGAACTGGGAAATATCGCGGCACAATTCCGTGCTCCAATTCCGGCGCGATTGCACATCTGACATCATGGCTCCGTTACTCGACAGTTTCGATTGTATATTTGCTAATTGCGATCGTCCGAATTTCAAAGCTTTAATCGTGGTTTCCAGCATAGAAACATATATCTTCAATATAGCAATCTTTTCCAATATATCTCCATTCTTCTGATTAGACAActctaaataacaaaaaatttctcatttgaataagaaatcgtatcgtatatttcaatttattataaagcgTACATTacagaaacaaaaattttgaaatcttaaaattctatagcaataacaataaataaaaggaaaaaaacattctcttataaaaattaaatctaaaacTTTGTCATACATTTATTGATCATTGTTATACTCGtatgaaaattttacgaaatatttagttaaataaaattgtatataaacaaaacatttattttaaacttgaattttattttgagagtaaaagagaaattataccTGCATTGGTagaattattatctatttccATGTCCAACGAAGATACAATCCTTATTcttcttacaattaaataaagatattatataacaaatgaTATGTACTTTCTacctaattttaattaaattttgcttttatgtCTAAGAGTAAATACAAGTTGCTTTTATCCACTTATTTGTTCAACGCACCGAGTATAACAAACATAGAATTGCCAACGTACATTCGACAAAATATCGATAGTTCGtgtttatatgtgtattattcAAGAAAGATGATgtttacaaacaaaaataaattcgttACACGATACTATAACCCTATTATTAGACagtctattttatttacatttaatattttattcttctcacaaaaacttgaaaatataagaattaaagtACAAATACTAAATAGTGAAAAACACAAAAACttgttaataaaacaaaaataaaaaagttagtTATAAGACCTGCCTGTGTGATATGAGAGAGAGTTATCAAAAAAGTGTCTCGAGCAACGCTCTGCCCTTGTCTGGTTTTTTTGATCAGCCTGTTGTGAGCTAGACAAGGAGAAGAGAGGAACTTGGAACTTCTGTCTCATATCGCTCCTACCGTGGATTTCTATAGCACTCCGTTCCGGTTGCATATATTTCAGTAGGTTTCAACCAAAAATGTAGTATATCTATTGGTTGAACCACGGAAGACCGTGGGTTGAACCAACAGTCATGATGCATAAATAACTAGACGCGATGTGTTTCGCTATTATCTGACATCAAACGTGACTAACTTCAGGTAGGGATCCTCTAGGGATCCCTCATTCCAGGTAGGGATCCCTAACTTCAGGTAGAAGGCATTAGTttgttttagctgaacttcttgcacagttcatct is from Temnothorax longispinosus isolate EJ_2023e chromosome 10, Tlon_JGU_v1, whole genome shotgun sequence and encodes:
- the LOC139820887 gene encoding phospholipid-transporting ATPase ABCA3-like → MILFAWILHIIFWYLLAVYLDNVNPGKFGGAKPWYYLCKKPVYDNDDITFRGSTNWSAVEHTPSYIKSSIRVRCVRKEFGKIGERIAAINDVTIDFYHQEFSVILGHNGSGKSCLLKMIIGMYKPTHGHVYLENGNSMYPIGYCPQENILVYYLTTIQHLCIFGMMRGMTYKDAYRESLKLLEQLDLEYVKDAKAKSCSFAMQRRICLAMALIGNSKILILDEPTYGIDPEHKRQIWDLLLDIKRHKTIIMATNSMEAADFLADRIAIIANGRIECYGSKMYLNRRYGIGYVLSLLVQEDCNVGRIHTEIQEFSADPITLRSTMGLVIRFDVPRNSRFTKLLQHLESNKEELKIVSVALSAASIEGQFLRIGLESQFKERSVKLPSNKYELIVQQRRRHLLQTAESWKRLTDHALWRQQVVAMFCKKLLHIASARKIYVFSITLAIVTLTLTTMIAELSSFTLFETTEKVMNLTSYMDNNFHVLYYSADEKSMKDFLVTLYITGQAYSERHNYHISKNIPATDLMVHPDLHSIEFRDRYVMSIDMYADGRVQLMYSSTAVHSGPIALNLLHNALLRYHCGSDDCWIKLTSRPLIYPGQWQHLLVHPRSVRNWENAAIIITMFLLLPSIDMGIRERNTRSKMLQTNAIGVSTRIYWIPMYIIDFLLYAFSIMLFGIAILSVYRRTLHFSALEIGQVLLIFLCYGGCAIPLGYCIQLFTKKPENAYLIVILINIVAMLLVNGSIIFPLVFRVLSKTGRYVFEALVHILPPYILACALSNYIVLNLYNRQCSYFNTCDTEFYIEDPCCQNCEDKGCYKQLNIMLIKQSGSEYCHSIIDDILLMVSQMFALFILLEVFEEKNRRKWYSFFVPPMRDDDAVESEVMEEKKRVDEYMKHYDETRSLPSRVALVVQNLTKEYFGEAVVRGINFSVNHQECFGLLGFNDAGKSTIYKMLIGQTKMSAGKAVIYGHEFTRNQEMFVGMIGYCPQINGLSDFMTGRQYLQLHAALRGVPYEHINDEVNKWLDVLDMLDFENLKIAHYPWGIQRKLCILQSLIGDLPMIFMDEPSAGIDIMTRHAICEILHQIREMGRSILITTHSMREAEAMCLRVGIIVNGQFTTIGSCEHLKAKYGRNFILNIKIVPGYQLANLEKIKKIIDETFPAIKFKDSYLGVLKYELESGISYSYVFDKLEKLRQRYVWITDYSVTQPSMDEVFLTLAKQQRKSKKLTLYERLRSWIIRIMRQI
- the LOC139821167 gene encoding uncharacterized protein, which encodes MEYDNSNSSESSSPGTRYELLETISMLKMYISLLESTIETPKVEQSQVTKESSKLYSGEGAAVSRDKPDVQTELCRNIYQFAKVQCINFKRDSRFIFEILNSENIVKSDLYTIEILVDDKGRGKLGKCVLPDCINVNSILWQYPIDNLNNVKHFLKSCKRNIDCYFCRLQQINELKILLSKIQNGCVCHNNDVTLIELTMHNVKDVYTYDIHDVIMYLHYHFDEARPYKLYASTVANDVVRSPTFQRRLNMYFVPFLKKDLSPAFMQVINSCVEFIWQKVLVDNEDNVEVYECEERICENEEDGGYVDQFLYRRDRRLRTTNEGEMPFEITSDKDEAKIDTLH
- the LOC139821166 gene encoding uncharacterized protein → MEIDNNSTNAELSNQKNGDILEKIAILKIYVSMLETTIKALKFGRSQLANIQSKLSSNGAMMSDVQSRRNWSTELCRDISQFTGMPCIKIEQNSKFVFEMSNSKDIAKKGLYAIEILIDDDGHGKLGKCVLPNFIDVRNMLSQYRIDNLNNVKHFLKSCKHHIDCYFSRLKQADEVKKLFLEAEHAYICYNSDVSLIELTMLGIRDINITKLYDIILYLHYNLDETRPYKLSTTVDESEIASPTLIRRFNKYFESFLKMDLTSALLQLSEFQNEFAWDIFVEQDDEDDIEIYDDDSDDENTGIMIQYLYRGDNLTRSNRNEAQNDSMENGNEELALDENEMET